A stretch of the Lactuca sativa cultivar Salinas chromosome 9, Lsat_Salinas_v11, whole genome shotgun sequence genome encodes the following:
- the LOC111906759 gene encoding uncharacterized protein LOC111906759: MGNDEKKVQLKVYVDKKKKKVMFAEADEDFVEILFSFFTLPLGTIAKLSRKHVDSNAIKVGSLTSLYESIINLNEKHFSNEHCKDALINPSNSSASFCQKLKVNLDETKPIISSSVPQELKVNVDDAVFLKKKASFIITDDLNVVPVMLDTSIVLLCSLGVEYIDLLEEIIMPFGLEEFSNLLKWSLLTNNPLTNLVLGGSNPCPCSSCDKNSASDSALTSVDSSETQTRTQTTQTPKTQTQTQTMKLLVQKSTKKVLCAQVENHFVELLFSFLTIPLGAYERLTKDNNSSSVGISNLYKSISSLGDGKYLKSEDVKNMLLRPKLAPNYLRVTNFLPIYEVDTRPGRFLKEQATFIVSDDLEVTVSPSVATITKFNTLGVAVCDIEVLEVTVGEQEALLILKSSLTSTSALTDYLNALRKKPKA, from the exons ATGGGAAACGATGAAAAAAAAGTTCAACTTAAAGTATATGTtgacaaaaagaagaaaaaagtgATGTTCGCCGAAGCTGATGAAGACTTTGTGGAAATCCTCTTTAGTTTTTTCACTTTGCCTCTGGGAACAATCGCAAAACTCTCAAGAAAGCATGTAGACTCGAATGCTATAAAAGTCGGAAGCCTAACCTCTCTGTATGAAAGTATCATAAATctcaatgaaaaacatttctcCAACGAGCATTGTAAAGATGCACTGATTAATCCAAGCAATTCATCAGCATCTTTTTGCCAGAAGCTTAAAGTAAATCTAGATGAAACAAAGCCCATTATCTCTTCTAGTGTGCCTCAGGAGCTTAAAGTAAATGTAGATGATGCAgtgtttttgaaaaagaaagcTTCTTTCATCATAACTGACGATCTCAATGTAGTTCCTGTGATGCTGGATACAAGCATCGTACTCCTTTGTTCACTTGGTGTTGAATACATTGATCTGCTAGAAGAGATAATCATGCCTTTTGGATTGGAAGAG TTCTCGAATCTACTTAAGTGGTCATTGTTAACGAATAATCCTTTGACAAATCTGGTGCTTGGGGGAAGTAACCCATGTCCATGTTCATCGTGTGACAAAAACTCAGCGAGTGATTCGgctttgacttccgttgactcTAGCGAGACTCAGACTCGGACTCAGACGACTCAGACGCCTAAGACTCAGACTCAAACTCAGACAATGAAATTACTAGTACAAAAGTCAACGAAGAAGGTATTATGTGCACAAGTGGAGAATCATTTCGTGGAATTGCTCTTCAGCTTCCTAACCATTCCGTTGGGTGCTTACGAACGTTTAACGAAGGATAATAATTCTTCTTCAGTGGGTATAAGTAATTTGTACAAAAGTATTTCATCTTTGGGAGATGGAAAATACTTGAAATCTGAGGATGTGAAGAACATGTTACTTCGCCCAAAGCTTGCACCAAATTATCTTCGTGTGACTAACTTTCTGCCAATTTATGAAGTAGATACACGCCCAGGTCGTTTCCTTAaagagcaagcaacattcataGTTTCTGATGATCTGGAAGTGACAGTCTCTCCATCTGTAGCTACAATTACAAAGTTCAACACACTTGGTGTTGCCGTTTGTGATATCGAGGTTCTGGAAGTGACTGTAGGTGAACAAGAG GCACTTTTAATTCTCAAGTCTTCTCTTACCTCAACATCTGCTTTAACCGACTACCTCAACGCATTGAGGAAGAAACCAAAGGCATGA